One Microcebus murinus isolate Inina chromosome 10, M.murinus_Inina_mat1.0, whole genome shotgun sequence DNA segment encodes these proteins:
- the RASD2 gene encoding GTP-binding protein Rhes, whose amino-acid sequence MMKTLSSGNCTFSVPAKNSYRMVVLGASRVGKSSIVSRFLNGRFEDQYTPTIEDFHRKVYNIRGDMYQLDILDTSGNHPFPAMRRLSILTGDVFILVFSLDNRESFDEVKRLQKQILEVKSCLKNKTKEAAELPMVICGNKNDHGELCRQVPTTEAELLVSGDENCAYFEVSAKKNTNVDEMFYVLFSMAKLPHEMSPALHRKISVQYGDAFHPRPFCMRRIKEADAYGMISPFARRPSVNSDLKYIKAKVLREGQARERDKCTIQ is encoded by the exons ATGATGAAGACCTTGTCGAGCGGGAACTGCACGTTCAGCGTGCCGGCCAAGAACTCCTACCGCATGGTGGTGCTGGGCGCCTCCCGCGTGGGCAAGAGCTCCATCGTCTCCCGCTTCCTCAACGGCCGCTTCGAGGACCAGTACACGCCCACCATCGAGGACTTCCACCGCAAGGTGTACAACATCCGCGGCGACATGTACCAGCTCGACATCCTGGACACCTCCGGCAACCACCCCTTCCCCGCCATGCGCAGGCTCTCCATCCTCACAG GCGACGTCTTCATCCTGGTGTTCAGCCTGGATAACCGGGAGTCCTTCGACGAGGTCAAGCGCCTGCAGAAACAGATCCTGGAGGTCAAGTCCTGCCTAAAGAACAAGACCAAGGAGGCGGCGGAGCTGCCCATGGTCATCTGCGGCAACAAGAACGACCACGGTGAGCTGTGCCGCCAGGTGCCCACCACCGAGGCCGAGCTGCTGGTGTCGGGGGACGAGAACTGCGCCTACTTCGAGGTGTCGGCCAAGAAGAACACCAACGTGGACGAGATGTTCTACGTGCTCTTCAGCATGGCCAAGCTGCCGCACGAGATGAGCCCCGCCCTGCACCGCAAGATCTCCGTGCAGTACGGCGACGCCTTCCACCCGCGGCCCTTCTGCATGCGCCGCATCAAGGAGGCGGACGCCTACGGCATGATCTCGCCCTTCGCCCGCCGCCCCAGCGTCAACAGTGACCTCAAGTACATCAAGGCCAAGGTCCTCCGGGAGGGCCAGGCCCGAGAGAGGGACAAATGCACCATCCAGTGA